One part of the Osmerus mordax isolate fOsmMor3 chromosome 18, fOsmMor3.pri, whole genome shotgun sequence genome encodes these proteins:
- the LOC136962650 gene encoding inactive phospholipase C-like protein 2, whose protein sequence is MAQFGDENGTVNPPVAEKKPTPGDGAVSLETHPEESVSNGNCMMTDSVKRGHNDTGHGPPVSDNMGVGDADTKPIPRRSSIIKDGSRSGKERKKTVSFSHSLSEKKISSAADCISTMVEGSELRKVRSNSRVYQRYFLLEAGLQALRWEPSKKESDKACILVPSIREVRTGRNTETFRTSGVYDQISEDCAFSIIYGEGYESLDLVANSAEVANVWVTGLRYLIQYGKHALDMIASSQDSLRLAWLGQMFMSAMVVEGRSEEEEGISVRSAVGLIRRGNPGVRSTKVEHRFRELQRVRAGRDWAGDTGTKEGSDGRDVKDCRRGGGKEQRVTKQEFIEVFHDLCTRPEIYFLLVQFSSNKEYLDTKDLMTFLEAEQGVAQVSEDSSLELIQSHEQSEEGRQQGCLSLDGFTSYLTSPKCHLFDWEHRGVCQDMSQPLSHYYVNSSHNTYLIEDQFRGPADVTGYIRALKMGCRSVEVDVWDGPEDEPIVYTGHTQTSPVAFRCVVDVIGRFAFVASEYPLIVCVENHCSLAQQRVMFQHLDKALGEMLYTDPPTEGYLPSPDALKGRILLKGQKLEGAEPEEGEVSDEDEGAEMCLKVKGASSSGGGGEGGPKGGSVGSSGSGGVSPTPPPAPPPPPKKFQLMRELSDLVALCRSVRFQDFQTSFRRQKPWEICSLNETLALRLAFEHPGDFVNYNKRFLSRVYPSPMRIDSSNLNPQDLWKCGCQVVGVNYQTPGLMMDLNTGWFHQNGNCGYVLRPAIMRQEVSYFSGDTRDTVPGVAPQLLHVKVISGQNLPRPRGSGVKGDVVDPYVYVEIHGIPADCAERRTRTVTQNGDNPIFDESFEFQINLPELAMVRFVVLDDDFIGDEFIGQYTIPLECVQPGYRHVPLQSLTGEDLPHARLFVHVALTNRRGGGKPHKRGMSVRKTRRARDYTALRDLGLRQVDEVFKMAAAPLREATDLKEDMQNSVAVFRELCGVSAVANLMQCVLALGPRMKGTDGAPVLLFNLREQYPSLEPQGPLPEVLRRVVSTFDTMIQASRAVIELSDKIHHRILQIQTTAMEFHEKLQSIAGKEGMKGRKLSRAVESFSWNITILKGQADLLKHAKTEVQENLKQMHYAALSSSLAKGGASLAERPSSRRSLEEARPTLGP, encoded by the exons GATGGCTCTCGCTCTggcaaagagaggaagaagacgGTGTCCTTCAGCCATAGCCTATCAGAGAAGAAGATTAGCAGTGCTGCTGACTGCATCAGCACCATG GTGGAAGGCAGTGAGCTGCGGAAGGTGCGGTCCAACTCCAGGGTTTACCAGCGCTACTTCCTGCTGGAGGCGGGGCTGCAGGCGCTCCGGTGGGAACCGTCCAAGAAGGAGTCGGACAAGGCCTGCATCCTTGTCCCCTCCATCCGTGAG GTGCGTACGGGTCGGAACACGGAAACCTTTCGCACCAGCGGTGTGTACGACCAGATCTCTGAGGACTGTGCCTTTTCAATCATCTACGGCGAGGGCTACGAGTCACTGGACCTGGTGGCCAACTCTGCTGAGGTGGCCAATGTCTGGGTCACCGGTCTCAG GTATTTGATCCAGTACGGGAAGCACGCCCTGGACATGATCGCCAGCAGCCAGGACAGCCTTCGGCTCGCCTGGCTGGGACAGATGTTCATGTCTGCcatggtggtggaggggcggagcgaggaggaggaggggattagCGTTCGTTCGGCGGTGGGGCTCATCCGGAGGGGTAACCCAGGTGTGAGGAGCACTAAGGTGGAACACCGCTTCAGAGAGCTCCAGAGAGTCAGGGCTGGCAGGGACTGGGCTGGAGACACTGGGACTAAGGAGGGGTCTGACGGGAGAGATGTTAAAGACTGCAGAAGAGGCGGGGGGAAGGAGCAGAGGGTGACCAAGCAGGAGTTCATCGAGGTCTTCCATGACTTGTGCACCCGGCCGGAGATCTACTTTTTGTTGGTGCAGTTCTCGAGCAACAAGGAGTACCTGGATACCAAAGACCTGATGACGTTCCTGGAGGCCGAGCAAGGGGTGGCTCAA GTTAGTGAGGATTCCAGTCTGGAGCTCATCCAATCCCATGAGCAGTCGGAAGAGGGCCGCCAGCAGGGTTGCCTCTCATTGGACGGCTTCACTAGCTACCTTACCTCCCCGAAGTGCCACCTGTTTGACTGGGAGCACAGGGGGGTGTGTCAGGACATGAGCCAGCCCCTCTCTCATTACTACGTCAACTCCTCCCACAACACCTACCTCATCGAGGACCAGTTCCGTGGCCCTGCCGACGTCACGGGCTACATCCGCGCCCTGAAGATGGGCTGCCGCTCCGTGGAAGTGGACGTGTGGGACGGGCCCGAGGACGAGCCCATCGTCTACACCGGCCACACCCAGACCTCGCCCGTGGCCTTCCGCTGCGTCGTGGATGTGATTGGCCGCTTTGCGTTTGTGGCCTCGGAGTACCCGTTGATCGTGTGCGTGGAGAACCACTGCTCCTTGGCCCAGCAGAGGGTGATGTTCCAGCATCTGGATAAGGCCCTGGGAGAGATGCTGTACACCGACCCCCCCACAGAGGGCTACCTGCCCTCCCCCGACGCTCTGAAGGGGAGGATCCTGCTCAAAGGCCAGAAgctggagggggcggagccagaggagggggaggtgagcgaCGAGGATGAGGGGGCGGAGATGTGCCTGAAAGTGAAGGGGGCCAGCagcagtgggggaggaggtgaggggggcccGAAGGGCGGTAGCGTGGGTAGCAGTGGCAGTGGCGGGGTGTCTCCAacaccccctcctgctcctcctcctccacccaaaaAGTTCCagctgatgagggagctgtcggACCTGGTCGCACTCTGCCGGTCTGTCCGCTTCCAGGACTTCCAGACCTCCTTCCGGCGGCAGAAACCCTGGGAGATCTGCTCCCTGAACGAGACCCTCGCCCTCCGCCTGGCGTTCGAGCACCCCGGAGACTTCGTCAACTACAACAAGCGTTTTCTCTCGCGCGTGTACCCCAGCCCCATGCGCATCGACTCCAGCAACCTCAACCCCCAGGACCTGTGGAAATGTGGCTGCCAGGTTGTGGGGGTGAACTACCAGACTCCCGGCCTGATGATGGACCTGAACACGGGCTGGTTCCACCAGAACGGAAACTGCGGCTACGTGCTGCGGCCGGCCATCATGCGGCAGGAGGTGTCGTACTTCAGCGGCGACACGCGGGACACGGTGCCGGGGGTCGCCCCTCAGCTGCTTCATGTGAAG GTAATTAGCGGTCAGAATTTGCCCCGACCGCGGGGATCCGGGGTCAAAGGTGACGTCGTTGACCCCTACGTCTATGTGGAGATCCACGGTATCCCAGCAGACTGCGCCGAGCGTCGCACCAGGACCGTCACTCAGAACGGAGACAACCCTATCTTCGACGAGAGCTTTGAGTTTCAGATCAACCTGCCTGAGCTCGCCATGGTCCGCTTCGTGGTTCTGGACGACGATTTCATCGGAGACGAGTTCATAG GTCAGTACACCATTCCTCTAGAGTGTGTACAGCCGGGATACCGGCATGTTCCGCTGCAGTCTCTCACGGGTGAGGACCTCCCGCACGCACGACTCTTCGTCCACGTGGCTCTCACCAaccggaggggaggggggaagcccCACAAGCGGGGCATGTCGGTGCGGAAGACCCGGCGGGCGAGGGACTACACGGCGCTCAGGGACCTGGGGCTCCGGCAGGTGGACGAGGTTTTCAAGATGGCCGCTGCTCCGCTGAGGGAGGCTACAGACTTGAAGGAGGACATGCAG AACTCAGTGGCTGTGTTTAGGGAGCTGTGTGGCGTTTCTGCGGTGGCTAACCTCATGCAGTGCGTCTTGGCCCTGGGCCCTCGAATGAAGGGGACAGATGGGGCCCCTGTGCTCCTGTTTAACCTGAGGGAGCAGTACCCCTCCCTGGAGCCCCAGGGCCCCCTGCCGGAGGTCCTCCGCAGGGTGGTCTCCACCTTCGATACG ATGATTCAGGCGAGCAGAGCTGTCATCGAGCTTTCAGATAAAATCCACCACAGGATCCTACAGATCCAgaccacag CCATGGAGTTTCATGAAAAACTGCAGTCTATAGCGGGGAAAGAGGGGATGAAAGGTCGCAAGCTTAGCCGGGCCGTGGAGAGTTTCAGCTGGAACATAACCATCCTGAAG GGCCAGGCAGACCTGTTGAAACACGCCAAGACGGAGGTGCAGGAgaacctgaagcagatgcactaCGCCGCCCTGTCCAGCAGCCTGGCCAAGGGGGGGGCTTCCCTAGCCGAGAGGCCCAGCTCCAGGCGCAGCTTGGAGGAGGCCAGGCCCACGCTGGGGCCCTAG